A single window of Plasmodium reichenowi strain SY57 chromosome 12, whole genome shotgun sequence DNA harbors:
- a CDS encoding cysteine repeat modular protein 3 codes for MKKMYLSICLMIIVIFKIFKKKQRIMDKHFYDRNVYKKHNHGFTCNLFLILYIPYKRSLCYDTLFNHKIEESTFPSKINVTYNLRYHLCPFFSSNNNITKIINNTISRIKIYNNFPFSVTGTRKSIIIKYPNKRYLSERKYIEQKQKKNLKKLKHDEMKKVGERKKEKKKVRYSSYNKSYLNDAENRFDNLHSAKYISKNRIIKYKINKIKKIEENVFKKINTKKHHINKNKNIKLETSSKKESKININNNIIHKNKERHLMNNINFVQNPVTNDYIIYKQEFIRSVNTLTSLKLYGMDLNYLEYHMLTIYDSTDECNGTKLAEINILEKYDSYMITDSFKIKKVGLFLICITLSSTEYVGVLKVQNNLIDDFDSIINNNNISTFNCSTDAKSILIYSKERIININTINNEEMKPEEFINLSKYSEYLQGDISLLACCANSNGYVVVLDKDVIFVLFNKILKEIIIHFLKNPIAIYLYNHTIYITDAERKNIFRYVSKYILKKTSNKLTPIWNYYTYMKLQEENGVDLGKNMEGTNELISNILKTNKLLEKADTIKRMDEFNNGESYLIRNTQLLSSLRNFPKINKYPISLLNESFTLNYPSGIVVVNDTIYFVDTGLHVLFSYSLQKEIITEMFGYVNHAVKSENGLNKPYSLSLFSTNNGNTNLLFLSELTSSRILIFEINNSIKLYLTYNNINFDIITSIVTTSYFLIICGLKQNMDIYKSYITFIKIEELSDIDIQYNEYDTTLYYGKNFSLDPLIKSSNINEFKMEQIDKFTNKKINTGLTIHKDTGIISGKINISAEFHINIFVKDYFKKKTLTFVNFVSLCPKGFNIQNNKCIPCPIGLYYSNSKNINQCIPCENYRKNSTTLYNSTKSKSKCLCKPGYFLKDKQCVKCVPGFYKDQIGNFKCQGTCENTKMSIEVGATNYEELKCTCKDGYFTGKKKKECIPCPFGNYCIYNPNVKYKADIMRCKNNKLTLHRGSKSPNDCLCSQGYYHDYKIDECELCNYDQYKSHISNDPCTPFISKSLVNQEYLINEPYFQYTNIYIKQTSNIIFAPKKGSKMFHEATLCETGYSYSMNKSICSICRYNNYCLGLDHSSIICPKNSITIKLKSVSALDCLCIKGYGRIIINTNQSFTISCIPCPYNTFQPHHSYGKCIPCPPHTFTKITGATSINECIPKMGYYNLSFEYIYDYSKQQMLNTIPHFIQYYHYFLKNQYEHFVKGKNNQKKMNMNKNNKKYIYTTHKRIVINNKSNKHKNVPRYINVEEKENIYKDKYNIPQITNNIHSLKSPYNNIFHTNYLKNIFIFMDLFKMYKYIYNQKSKRQRETIIYGHHNLSFVHIKNEKDFSYDEKTSKYNITMENNNNNNNNNNNNNNIYSNNNLNFVTQMYEKNKEYTKLLSTKERNISQSTSFLNNKIIYDDYRNLIFNTPDTYNHNVSKNINIISHDISDILKIIKAREENYFINKNKDIKYTCYENEENKTSKKRNHFMYVYTIPEIDVMSCLNACISNLYCTGIEMNTTDDKGKTNLFFILYRSYGKKFIYFYKCSLYFYEDLTSYYEKENLKVIKNVEQYNNTDNKIISCVIQKNPILHLWKIYSFQKCPHNYYCEQESLKKKKCPPNSIKTIYDGTINDCLCLPGYYLKAKNTQTCAPCEKGSYKNTISNDSCIKCPINFTTLFETSNSVYDCVCRKGYYFSWNTNMDTNDIEKKNIYNNNNNINSIYRNKNEIKLIKELEEEYPFNIEKKRKEKLKFILHKKLNNRYRENIHKKQISLKRKVKFLNEKTKINNHLNFLHVNEILNISFFNDHQNYIYKNKNKQENDTNKEMNSVSKQTSLHSNNISNKYMRNNFLQVNEKLYINNSNNNYNEYIHKAQCTKCPRKMFCPGYWLKNYENEIHHPPIYCPKGSLILGTTIESTDIHKCICRKGYSINLSIKPKRKKNVNGNSNDNGNNNNGNSTIFNNNHNMCVMCKEGYYKDVIDNSVCAGLCIEFSTSFKGSISKKQCFCTVGKYMIQDEKDENKCINCSKGSICIGGFKFKSLRELIKNRHYINLNIYDHSIPLPKKGYFATFQINHEDFKWKPLNSLHIEINNYEKGNIIITDKIIRYLFHKKLHLINISEKNKYDQSDEGIYIKKNLNNNSFIHNNNNNNNNIKSIVEGSKNLRDRTMANIPNEPILVNEKLEPIIYKNNFLMVDRIPDFHLCPISNRCMGTSSNLCFKGSEGYLCNNCSNSYDVIHFRSQCIKCRKKKTEMINLLIHKFLFYIIIFFIMYLNYYCYIKKNYLFISILKIWYLFIICFIPYSFIIEPIENHLKNYQSYFQLYIILPMRFIAPYFKLNCFFNNSYNEINNNITDNKVHIYIYIWYIQRFLKIAEPIFDCILFTLIFFIIYVLYISWNNERIQIAQSVIKKQIENIQNNSYGKHIYDFYHYYYQNNVINIIKNTNNNCNVKNWSQSYYVHDYLSKTKKNKKKKLSKWSLKQTKKKLIQRWKHKISRSFKHKKENSENYYYFENKENNSLCSESTKHDNTINNNYTNSCVEDKFIYTKKKTTYNNTNESGDDENIYNVKEKLLKKDITNNFGYEHIEKEKYWTSICLSNIYNIRALGLFRYIHPYNINIWDKMKRMLSDLSCVYIIILYIYFPFIIINLLELVWCQPIQYKENPSLLILYHMPSQVCDLQNKLFLSGVLYSFFFLIIYIILFSIYIYDTSKSIKAIGSYSNNLKSYFLFNGHNYQNRCWEIINIIKVSFIIIPFICQLYTKRNVNSKYFICCCIVLVLITEVACILFYSPYDKRSDNLLQKLSLTSSFFILISYLTVQVGFFFDVTILNIIPIFLFFYFHVYVIKQIILDFAIYKNILKRKDNHIFFDKKKKSNDMLNDYNFLFFFDKIEIDNKDSNTPKGIDTTVQYDKKEIKNKDNINNINQNKINDVNNKRKKKKKDETTKSLYNEECNLLNFVLSSNNIPSYSIYFDDKEEEIYLFQNNNTRGYEYKKKIINKMKYNNDIKIEQTKRISLDLLHSDILYYNIRKGTINSDISNINTYNNIKMKKQENNYYHENDCNNNIINSNDYNNVCVQKRISNKLEHFIRIEREYDKEKYYIKNNEKNNSEDDMFFLNITHFINCFIDAINILYINQSYDKITVEWLSFITRFSICFIHWMKNHDENLINFLPLNDKQFELKKRNILFYSLFTSYTEIYNLYHSINNSISLARCKKRVINSKNVSKPYKHIKKIKKKQGDLHGINNLNDTKDIGDKYYRNYRRNNYYNGNIKNEHLNNNHIDNNHIYNNDIDNNNIYNNDIDNNHIYNNDIDNNHIYNNDIDNNHIYNNDIDNNHIYNNNIYNNHIDNNHIYNNDIDNNHIDNHKKDKPFIITSACSPSPCFNISDDQFFRCENDIIKLLFDETLFNNLTITLMEFYFAIYIIQFIESKKLSILINLFCEKKKFLSKERQFLKILMSRKHIIQKIIDKNNLSTHMNEYIEYNYYLEYNKKLKKKREKLLNLIINKKEQIRKLKSIKNLQLMEENMVQGKNNINTHFVKTLKKLLEHQPSHESQNNIK; via the exons atgaagaaaatgtaTTTAAGCATTTGTCTTATGATAATTGTAATCttcaaaatttttaagaaaaagCAACGTATAATGgataaacatttttatgaCAGAAACGTTTATAAAAAGCATAACCATGGTTTTACATGTAacctttttttaattttatatattccttaTAAGAGAAGTTTATGTTATGATACCTTATTCAATCATAAGATAGAAGAAAGTACGTTTCCTTCCAAAATAAATGTGACTTATAATTTAAGGTACCATct ATGCCCTTTCTTTtcatcaaataataatataacaaaaattataaataacaCAATCAGTAgaataaagatatataataatttccCCTTTTCAGTAACAGGTACAA GAAaaagtataataataaaatatccAAACAAACGATATCTTAGTGAACGCAAATATATAGAACaaaagcaaaaaaaaaacctcaaaaaattaaaacatgatgaaatgaaaaaagtaggagaaaggaaaaaagagaaaaaaaaagtaaggtattcttcatataataaatcatatcTAAATGATGCAGAAAACAGATTTGATAATTTACATTCAgcaaaatatatttccaaaaatagaattattaaatataaaataaataaaattaaaaagataGAAGAAAAcgtatttaaaaaaataaatactaAAAAGCatcatattaataaaaataaaaatattaagtTAGAAACATCTAGTAAAAAAGAGTCgaaaattaatattaataataatataatacacaAAAATAAGGAGAGACATTTgatgaataatataaattttgtGCAAAATCCTGTGACAAATGActacataatatataaacaagAATTTATTAGAAGTGTGAACACATTAACATCTTTAAAACTTTATGGTATGgatttaaattatttagaATACCATATGTTAACTATATATGATTCAACTGATGAATGTAACGGAACGAAATTGGcagaaataaatattcttgAAAAATACGATTCTTATATGATCACTgattcttttaaaataaagaaagTTGGTCTTTTCCTTATTTGTATTACTTTAAGTTCTACAGAATATGTAGGTGTATTAAAAGTTCAAAATAATTTGATTGATGACTTTGATagtataataaataataataatatatcaacATTTAATTGTTCAACAGATGCAAAAtctatattaatttattctAAAGAACgaattataaatataaatactattaataatgaagaaatgAAACCTGAAGAATTTATTAACCTTTCCAAATATTCTGAATATTTACAAGGTGATATTTCTCTTCTTGCTTGTTGTGCTAATAGCAATGGATATGTTGTGGTATTAGATAAAGATgttatatttgttttatttaataaaatattaaaagaaattattattcactttttaaaaaatcctatagctatatatttatataatcatacaatatatataactgATGCAGAACggaaaaatattttccGTTATGTGtctaaatatattttaaaaaaaacatcGAACAAATTGACACCTATATggaattattatacatatatgaaACTCCAAGAAGAAAACGGGGTAGATCTAGGTAAGAATATGGAAGGAACAAATGAATTaatatcaaatatattaaaaactaataaattattagaAAAAGCGGATACTATAAAACGTATGGATGAATTTAATAATGGAGAAAGTTATCTTATAAGAAATACTCAATTATTAAGTAGTCTAAGAAATTTTccaaaaataaataaatatccTATAAGTCTATTAAATGAAAGTTTTACATTAAATTATCCTTCAGGTATTGTGGTGGTTAATgatacaatatattttgttgaTACAGGATTAcatgtattattttcttattctttacaaaaagaaattataacAGAAATGTTTGGTTATGTAAATCATGCAGTGAAAAGTGAGAACGGATTAAATAAACCATattcattatcattattttctacAAATAATGGTAATAcgaatttattatttttaagtGAATTAACAAGTTCACgtattttaatatttgaaataaataattctattaaattatatttaacttataataacattaaTTTTGATATTATCACATCTATTGTAACTActtcttattttttaattatatgtggtttaaaacaaaatatggatatttataaaagttatataacatttattaaaatagAAGAATTGTCAGATATAgatatacaatataatgaatatgatacaacattatattatggaaaaaatttttctttagATCCTTTAATAAAAAGTTCAAATATTAACGAATTTAAAATGGAACAAATAGATAAatttacaaataaaaaaattaacacAGGATTAACAATTCATAAAGATACAGGAATTATTAGTGgcaaaataaatatatctgctgaatttcatattaatatatttgtaaaagattattttaaaaaaaaaactttaACCTTTGTAAACTTTGTTTCACTTTGTCCAAAAGGATTtaatattcaaaataataaatgtatacCATGTCCTATCGgattatattattcaaatagtaaaaatataaatcaatGTATACCTTGTGAaaattatagaaaaaattCCACAACGTTATATAATTCTACTAAATCAAAATCAAAATGTTTATGTAAACCTGGTTATTTTCTAAAAGACAAACAGTGTGTTAAATGTGTTCCTGGATTTTATAAAGATCAAATAGGAAATTTCAAATGTCAGGGAACATGtgaaaatacaaaaatgaGTATAGAAGTAGGAGCAACAAATTatgaagaattaaaatGTACATGTAAAGATGGTTATTTTACaggaaaaaagaaaaaagaatgtATACCTTGTCCTTTTGGAaattattgtatatataatcctaatgtaaaatataaagcAGATATTATGCgttgtaaaaataataaattaacTTTACACAGAGGTTCCAAATCACCTAATGATTGTTTATGTTCTCAAGGTTATTATCATGATTATAAAATAGATGAATGTGAATTATGTAATTATGATCAATATAAATCACATATTAGTAATGATCCATGTACACCATTTATATCTAAATCGTTAGTTAATCAAGAATATCTAATCAATGAACCTTATTTTcaatatacaaatatatatattaaacaaacaagtaatattatttttgcTCCTAAAAAAGGTTCTAAAATGTTCCACGAAGCTACTTTATGTGAAACAGGATATTCATATAGCATGAATAAATCTATATGTTCTATATgtagatataataattattgttTAGGTTTAGATCATTCAAGTATTATATGTCCTAAAAATTCTATAACTATCAAATTAAAAAGTGTTAGTGCTCTAGATTGTTTGTGTATAAAAGGATATGGAAGAATCATAATTAATACTAACCAATCATTTACAATATCCTGTATACCATGTCCATACAATACATTTCAACCTCATCATTCATATGGAAAATGTATTCCTTGTCCCCCTCATACATTTACTAAAATTACAGGAGCCACATCAATAAATGAATGTATACCCAAAATGGGATATTATAATCTATCATTCGAATACATATATGACTATTCAAAACAACAAATGTTGAACACTATTCCACATTTTATTCAATACTATCATTACTTTTTAAAGAATCAATATGAACATTTTGTCAAAGGAAAGAATAatcaaaagaaaatgaatatgaataagaataataaaaaatatatatatacaactCATAAACGAATTGTCATAAATAACAAAAGCAACaaacataaaaatgttCCACGTTACATTAATGTAGAGgagaaagaaaatatatataaagataaatataacatacCCCAAATtactaataatatacatagTTTGAAAAGTCcatacaataatatatttcacaCAAATTAtctaaaaaatatttttatatttatggatttattcaaaatgtataaatatatatataatcaaaaGAGTAAACGACAAAGAGAAACAATAATTTATGGTCATCATAATTTATCATTTGTTCATATAAAGAATGAAAAGGATTTTTcatatgatgaaaaaacAAGCAAGTATAATATCACAatggaaaataataacaataataataataataataataataataataatatttatagtaataataatttaaattttgtGACACAAATGTATGAGAAAAATAAGGAATATACAAAACTACTATCAACAAAAGAACGTAATATATCTCAATCAACATCTTTtctaaataataaaattatttacGATGATTATAGGAACCTAATATTCAATACACCGGACACATATAATCATAATGTAtctaaaaatattaatataatatcacATGATATTAgtgatatattaaaaattataaaagcaagagaagaaaattattttattaataagaataaggacataaaatatacatgctatgaaaatgaagaaaataaaacatctaaaaaaagaaatcattttatgtatgtatataccATACCTGAAATTGATGTAATGAGCTGTTTAAATGCTTGTATATCTAACCTATATTGTACAGGTATCGAAATGAATACAACAGACGATAAAGGGAAaacaaatttattttttatattatacagAAGTTATGGTAAAAagtttatttatttctataaatgcagtttatatttttatgaagaTTTAACATCGtattatgaaaaagaaaatcttaaagtaataaaaaatgtggaacaatataacaatacagacaataaaataattagTTGTGTTATTCAAAAAAACCCTATACTTCATTTATGGAAAATTTATTCCTTTCAAAAATGTCcacataattattattgcGAACAAGaatctttaaaaaaaaaaaaatgtcCACCAAATTcaataaaaacaatatatgATGGAACAATAAATGATTGCTTATGTCTACCTGGTTATTACTTAAAAGCAAAAAATACACAAACATGTGCCCCATGTGAAAAAGGAAGTTACAAAAATACAATATCTAACGATTCATGTATAAAATGCCCTATTAATTTTACTACATTATTTGAGACATCCAATTCTGTTTATGACTGTGTTTGTAGAAAAggatattatttttcatgGAATACAAATATGGATACAAAtgatatagaaaaaaaaaatatatataataataataataatattaattctATATACAggaataaaaatgaaattaaatTGATAAAAGAATTAGAAGAAGAATATCCATTTAACatagaaaagaaaagaaaagaaaaactgaaatttatattacataaaaaattgaataatagatatagagaaaatattcataaaaaacAGATATCCCTAAAACGAAAAGTTAAATTTCTTAatgaaaaaacaaaaataaataatcatttgaattttttaCATGTGAATGAAATTTTAaacatttctttttttaatgatcatcaaaattatatatataagaataaaaataaacaagaaaatgatacaaataaagaaatgaaTTCGGTATCTAAGCAAACATCTTTAcattcaaataatatttctaataaatatatgagaaataattttttacaaGTAAATGAAAAATTGTACATTAATAATTCcaataataattacaatgaatatatacacaAGGCTCAATGTACCAAATGTCCTAGAAAAATGTTTTGTCCAGGTTATTGGTTAAAAAACTATGAAAATGAGATACACCATCCTCCTATATATTGCCCGAAAGGCTCTCTAATACTTGGTACAACGATAGAATCAACAGATATTCataaatgtatatgtaGGAAGGGTTATAGTATAAATTTATCCATAAAACCAAagagaaagaaaaatgtaaatggtaatagtaatgataatggtaataataataatggtaATAGTACCATTTTCAATAATAACCATAACATGTGTGTTATGTGCAAAGAGGGATATTATAAAGATGTTATAGATAATTCTGTATGTGCCGGATTATGCATAGAATTTTCTACATCTTTTAAAGGATCCATTAGTAAAAAACAATGTTTTTGTACTGTtggaaaatatatgattcaagatgaaaaagatgaaaataaatgtattaacTGTTCGAAAGGATCAATATGTATTGGTGgttttaaatttaaatcattaagggaattaataaaaaatcgacattatataaatttaaacaTCTATGATCATTCTATACCTTTACcaaaaaaaggatatttCGCTACCTTCCAAATTAACCATGAAGATTTTAAATGGAAACCATTAAATTCATTACATATAGAAATTAATAACTATGAAAAAGggaatataataattactGACAAAATTATACGTTATTTgtttcataaaaaattgcatcttataaatataagcgaaaaaaataaatatgatcAATCTGATGaaggaatatatataaagaagaaCTTAAATAACAATTCTTTTAtccataataataataataataataataatataaaatctATTGTAGAAGGGAGTAAAAATTTAAGAGATAGAACAATGGCAAATATTCCTAATGAACCTATATTAgtaaatgaaaaattagaaccaataatatataaaaataattttttaatggTAGATAGAATACCTGATTTTCATTTATGTCCAATTAGTAATAGATGTATGGGTACTTCATCTaatttatgttttaaaGGTTCAGAAGgatatttatgtaataattGTTCAAATAGTTATGATGTTATTCATTTTCGATCACAATGTATTAAATGtagaaagaaaaaaacagaaatgataaatttattaatacataaatttttgttttatataattatattttttataatgtatttaaattattattgttatataaaaaagaattatttatttattagtatattaaaaatatggtatctctttattatatgttttatacCATATAGTTTTATTATTGAACCTATAGAAAATCATCTCAAAAATTACCAATCATATTTccaattatatataatattaccAATGAGATTTATAGCACCTTATTTTAAATTGAATTGTTTCtttaataattcatataacgaaataaacaataatataacagATAATAAggtacatatatatatatacatatggTATATACAAAGATTTCTTAAAATAGCTGAACCAATATTTGATTGTATTCTTTTTACCttgatttttttcataatatatgttttatatatttcgtGGAATAATGAAAGAATACAAATAGCTCAAAGTGTTATAAAAAAGCAAATtgaaaatatacaaaataattcGTATGgaaaacatatatatgacttttatcattattattatcagAATAATgtaattaatataataaaaaatacaaataataattgtaatGTTAAAAATTGGAGTCAATCTTATTATGTTCATGATTATTTAtcaaaaacaaaaaaaaacaaaaaaaaaaaactatCCAAATGGAGTCtcaaacaaacaaaaaagaaGTTAATCCAAAGATGGAAACATAAAATAAGCAGATCATTTAAAcataaaaaggaaaattctgaaaattattattatttcgAAAATAAAGAGAATAATAGTTTATGTAGTGAATCAACCAAACATGACAATactataaataataattatactAATTCGTGTGTTGAGGACAAGTTTATATATacgaaaaaaaagacaacatataataatacaaacGAATCAGgtgatgatgaaaatatatataatgttaaagagaaattattaaaaaaagatataacaaataattttGGATATGAACATATTGAAAAAGAGAAATATTGGACAAGTATTTGtttatcaaatatatataatattagaGCGCTAGGTTTATTTCGTTATATACATccttataatataaatatatggGATAAAATGAAACGTATGTTATCTGATTTGTcatgtgtatatattataatattatatatttatttccctttcataataataaatttattagaACTTGTATGGTGTCAACCTATTcaatataaagaaaatccttctttattaattttatatcatatgCCATCACAAGTATGTGATCttcaaaataaattatttttatcaggagttttatattcatttttttttttaattatatatatcatattattttctatttatatttatgatacATCAAAAAGCATCAAAGCCATTGGATCCtattcaaataatttaaaaagttactttttatttaatggACATAATTATCAAAATAGATGTTGggaaattataaatattatcaaagtatcatttattattattcctTTTATATGTCAATTATATACTAAAAGAAATGTGaattcaaaatattttatatgttgtTGTATAGTACTTGTATTGATTACAGAAGTTGcatgtattttattttattctcCTTATGATAAAAGATCAGATAatttattacaaaaattaaGTCTCAcatcttctttttttattttaatttccTATTTGACGGTACAAGTAGGATTCTTTTTTGATGTTACAATCTTAAATATTATTCCgatttttttatttttctattttcatgtatatgttataaaacaaattatCTTGGATTTTGCAATTTATAAGAACATCTTAAAAAGGAAAGATAATCATATATTctttgataaaaaaaagaaatctAATGATATGTTGAATGactataattttttatttttttttgacaAAATAGAGATAGATAACAAAGATTCAAACACACCGAAAGGAATCGATACAACCGTGcaatatgataaaaaggaaattaaaaataaggataatataaataatattaatcaaaataaaataaatgatgtaaataacaaaagaaaaaaaaaaaaaaaggacgaaacaacaaaaagtctttataatgaagaatgtaatttgttaaattttgttttaagttcaaataatattccttcttattcaatatattttgatgaTAAGGAAGAAGAAATATACCTATTCCAGAATAATAACACAAGAGgatatgaatataaaaagaaaattattaacaaaatgaaatataataatgatataaaaatagagCAAACAAAAAGAATCAGTTTAGATCTACTACATTCAGATATACTTTATTATAACATAAGGAAGGGAACTATTAATAGTGATATAtcaaatattaatacatataataatataaaaatgaaaaagcaagaaaataattattatcatgaaaatgattgtaataataatattataaatagtaatgattataataatgtttgtgtacaaaaaagaatatCAAATAAATTAGAACATTTTATTAGAATTGAAAGAGAAtatgataaagaaaaatattatataaaaaataatgaaaaaaataattcagAAGATGATATGtttttcttaaatattacacattttataaattgttttattgatgcaataaatattttatatataaatcaatcatatgataaaataacaGTTGAGTGGTTAAGTTTTATAACAAGATTTTCCATATGTTTTATACACTGGATGAAAAATCATGatgaaaatttaattaaCTTTCTACCATTAAATGATAAACAAtttgaattaaaaaaaagaaatattcTTTTCTATTCTTTATTTACATCTTATAcagaaatatataatcttTATCATTCTATCAATAATAGCATTTCTCTTGCACGCTGTAAAAAACGGGTTATTAATTCAAAAAATGTAAGTAAACCATATAaacacataaaaaaaatcaaaaagaAACAAGGTGATCTTCATggtataaataatttaaacGATACAAAAGATATAGGTGacaaatattatagaaATTATAGGAGAAATAACTACTACAATGGCAATATCAAAAATGaacatttaaataataaccatatagataataatcatatatataataatgatatagataataataatatatataataatgatatagataataaccatatatataataatgatatagataataatcatatatataataatgatatagataataaccatatatataataatgatatagataataaccatatatataataataatatatataataaccatatagataataatcatatatataataatgatatagaTAATAACCATATAGATAATCATAAAAAGGACAAaccttttattattacatcAGCTTGTTCTCCCTCTCCATGCTTCAATATTTCAGACGATCAATTTTTTAGATGTGAGAATGATATAATTAAGCTATTATTCGATGAAactttatttaataatttaacaATTACACTAATGGAATTTTATTTTgcaatttatataatacaatttATTGAGAGTAAAAAGTTATcaatattaattaatttattctgtgaaaaaaaaaaattcttaaGTAAAGAGAGGcaatttttaaaaatactCATGTCAAGAAAACATATcatacaaaaaattatagataaaaataatttatccACACATATGAATGAATATATcgaatataattattatttagaatataataaaaaactcaaaaagaaaagagAAAAATTACTAAATCTaattataaacaaaaaagaacaaattCGAAAACTTAAAAGCATAAAAAATTTGCAACTTATGGAAGAAAATATGGTAcaaggaaaaaataatataaatacacaTTTTGTTAAAACATTAAAGAAGTTATTAGAACATCAACCATCACACGAATCAcaaaataacataaaataa
- a CDS encoding mitochondrial ACP precursor, putative, with translation MRRNIIQKILFNNKNITLCNTYKRGFIQVLLKHGMNSNGIQNGFYNNKYILSAQKNNAFFSTEKSQDLSSLSKEQIEEKILTVLKKYLPPDVEIKYDEELEKYKTKDNRAWDFLDTVEFLIDIESEFNITIPDETADNIKTVQEVIDYIIQLNIKKT, from the exons atgagaagaaatattattcaaaaaattctgttcaataataaaaatataacacTATGTAATACGTATAAAAGAGGATTTATTCAAGTTCTCTTAAAACATGGTATGAATAGTAATGGCATACAAAATGGATTCtacaataataaatatatattgagcgctcaaaaaaataatgcCTTTTTTTCAACTGAAAAAAGTCAAGATCTTAGTTCTTTAAGTAAAGAACaaatagaagaaaaaatcTTAACGGttctaaaaaaatatttaccCCCTGATgttgaaataaaatatgatgaagaattagaaaaatataagacCAAGGATAATCGAGCCTGGGATTTCCTTGATACCGTTGAATTCTTAATAgat attGAATCCGaatttaatataacaaTACCAGACGAAACAGCTGACAATATTAAAACAGTACAAGAAGTTATagattatataattcaattaaatataaaaaaaacataa